The Cyanobacterium stanieri LEGE 03274 region GAAAATTTCTGAATCAAAGGCTGCGGAACTTTTAAACATTACCATTGAGGCTTTAAGATTGGCAAGAATGCAACAGGAGGTTTATGCTATCGCCTGATGTTGACATTTTAGAGCAGTATGACGGAATTATATTGGACGCAACAGCACTAATTGATTTTGTTTATTTGGGGGATTGGCAATGGCTTCAAAGTCATTACGCCCCCTTATATATTGCTCAAGAGGTTTTAGACTCAGATCAGTTAGAATTAGAAACAAGGGAAGTTGCCCAAAAGTATCTTATTCCCATCCCGTTAGATACTGAGGAAATGTTTAGGAGTTTTATAGATTTTGGTGAGGAATTTCCTTTATTAAGTATGGCGGATAGATCGACTTTGGCTATTGCGAGTCATCGTTTTTTATTGTGTGCTAGTGACGATGGGTTGGTGGTGGAAGCCTGTAAAAAATATCAAATTCCTTATATTAGGGCTTTAAGATTTTTAACGGCAATGGTAAAAACGAATTATAAAACCGTTGCGGAAGTAAAAAGAGATGCTCAAAAATTGATCAATGAAAGGGGAAAACATATTTCTCCTAAAATTATTAGGAGTTGGTATCAGGAGTTATCTAGGCTTTAATTATTCAATTGCTTACTTTATTGTGCTAACTCTCGTAAGGCGTGGCGATATTGTTTCATTACTTCTCCTAACAAAAGCATTAATTATCATTTTCTGAATTATTAACCAAGTCTAAAAAACTGGTTATATCTTCGGGAAAATTACCATTAATAACCATCTTAGAAAATACCTTATAGCAATCTTTTTTATCTCCTTCTTTACGGGGAAAACCTAGCCACAAAATAATAATTGTATTTGCTTCTTTAAATACTCGAAAAAATAGCCGATACCTTGATGGTAAACCCATTTTTTTGAGACGATTATATTTTTGTAAGGGTTTTTTTAGGGCGAAATAAGAGGCAAAAGGATCGTTTGGTATTTTATCTTTTATTCCTTTATCTAATGCTTTTAATAGTTTAACTTCGGGATGGGTAATGAAGTTTTCTGGAGCTAATTTTTGCTTAAGATATTTAACTCTATTTACTAACTCTAACCATTGTTGATAAAAAACAGGATGAAAGTAAATTAAATATCGATTTATTTGTATGGGCTTCATTATTCTTCTATGTCAACACCCGTTAATAAATCATCTATTTCATCGCTCATTTCTTGGGTATAGGGCTTGAGTTGTTCAGGATTTTTTAGGGCATCTTTACTTAAAAAGTCAAGAAAAAGACTCATCATTAATGTTTCTTCTTCTTCCTCCTCG contains the following coding sequences:
- a CDS encoding type II toxin-antitoxin system YhaV family toxin; this encodes MKPIQINRYLIYFHPVFYQQWLELVNRVKYLKQKLAPENFITHPEVKLLKALDKGIKDKIPNDPFASYFALKKPLQKYNRLKKMGLPSRYRLFFRVFKEANTIIILWLGFPRKEGDKKDCYKVFSKMVINGNFPEDITSFLDLVNNSENDN